The nucleotide window CACATTAGTAAATGGTTTAATGCATCATTGCAAAGACTTATCAGGCATTAACGGTGTAGCACGTCCAGGTATTGTACACCGTATTGATAAGGATACTTCCGGTTTATTAATGGTTGCAAAAAATGATGTTGCTCATGAAAGTCTTGTCAATCAGCTCGTTGAAAAGTCGGTAACACGTAAGTACACGGCTTTAGTACATGGTCGTATTGCGCATGAAAAAGGGACAATTGATGCACCGATCGGCCGTGACCAGAAAGACCGTCAAAAGCAGGCAATTGTCGATAAAGGCAAGCATGCAGTTACACATTTCCAGGTAATCGAGCGTTTCGGCGAGTTTACTTTAGTAGAGTGCCGTCTTGAAACAGGCCGTACGCACCAAATCCGTGTGCACATGAACTATATCGGTTTCCCGTTAGCAGGCGACCCGAAATACGGTCCAAGAAAAACAATCGATTTCGGTGGCCAAGTATTACATGCAGGTGTATTAGGATTTATCCACCCTGTAACGAAAGAATATTTAGAGTTTGAATCTCCGCTACCGGAAGACTTCAAGAAATTATTGGAAGAATTACGCGGATAATCGCGTATGGCCGTCTCCTTTTGGGGGCGGTTTTTTGTTTTCTGAGGTTTTATCGGAATTCCTTTGATCTTTGGGCGCGGTTATTAGAAAATATAAGGCTTTTATTAGAAGCGGGAAGGACTGGAAACAGGAAGTGGTATTATTTTTAAGTGTAGATTGCATTCAGGGGAACCTGGACAGGTTTATTAGAACATTCGAAGCGGATATTAGAAGAAGTTGCGGTGATATTAGAAGATCCGGAGCTTTTATTAGAAAAGGGGTAGCACTCGGTTCGATATGAGGCATTATTTTCTGCTTGTCTGCGTATTCAGGTAACCTAAACTGGATTTATTAGAACTTTTTCACGGATATTAGAAAAAGCTCACGACATATTAGCACATTGAGAAGCTTTATTAGAAAATCTTGAATACTTATTAGAACAATTAGCCATTATATTAGAAGATCCAACTTTTATTAGAAGATTTCAAAATATATTAGAACATTCAGCACATTTATTAGAAAATTCCCGCCCGAAAACGAATTCAAACTATTCTAACATTACCATTCAGTTGTCTGACCTTCAAAAAGTTTATTGACTTATAAAATAATCAAGCCTATACTGACAACAGTGAACTACAGAACTTGACGAGAGCAAGCAGGTAGTCACAGCAAATCTAATCAATCTGAATATTGTTCACCTTTAATGGCAGTCCAGAGAGGCTGAGAAGGGATAATGTGAAGCAACGGAATTTTTGTGCGCAAAAATACCCGTGTGCAGTTTTTCAACATGACTTTTCAAACCCTCTAGAGAACTTTCTAGAGGGTTTTTTGTTTGAAACCAACATTGATCATACCCTGTGAACACGGAAAAAACGAAAGGAGCAAAAATCATGGAAAGTTTTACAGTATTACTTGATGGACCATCGATGAACCGTGCGATTACGCGAATCGCACATGAAATCATTGAACGTAACAAAGGCATTGACGAAGTAATTTTAGTCGGGATCAAAACACGCGGCGCCTATCTGGCAAGACGCCTTGCAGAAAGAATCGAGACGATTGAAGGGAAAGCGATTCGGACAGGAGAGCTTGATATCACATTGTACCGTGATGATTTATCGCCTAAACATGATCAGGCACAGGTCAAACAAGTCGATATTGAGCACCAGGTAAAGGATCAGAAAGTGGTGCTGATCGATGATGTTCTTTATACAGGAAGAACCGTTCGTGCAGCTTTGGATGCCATTATGGACTTAGGCAGACCGGCGCAAATCCAGCTTGGGGTTCTCGTTGACCGGGGCCACCGCGAATTGCCGATACGTGCAGATTATGTAGGGAAAAATATCCCGACATCAAGCGTTGAACGCATTGTCGTCAATCTTGTGGAAACAGACAAAGAAGATATTGTAACAATTCATAAATTTGAGGAATAAGTGAATACAGGGAGAGAACATCATGACGAAAGCAGTATTGGATATTCATGAAAAACCTACAGCAGGGCAGCTGATTACATTTAGTTTCCAGCACATGTTTGCCATGTTCGGATCAACAATTTTAGTACCAAAATTAGTCGGGTTAAGCCCAGCCATTGCGCTTTTAACAAGCGGAATCGCGACAATTATCTTTTTAATCATTACCCAGTTTAAAGTACCGGCATATTTAGGTTCATCGTTCGCCTTCATCTCTCCGATTATCATGGTAGCAGGAATGACGGAAGCAGGAGTTTCAATCAATCCCGGAAATGCGATGATCGGGGCAATGATGGTCGGGGTTGTATACGCAATTGTTTCATTATTAATTTGGAAAACAGGCTACAAATGGCTGATGAACATTTTACCGCCAATCGTCGTTGCACCGGTAATCATCGTCATCGGATTGGGGTTATCAGGCACGGCAGTCGATATGGCGATGAATGTGAACGAAGAATATAGTGGTCTTCACTTCTCGGCAGCATTGGTAACATTAGCAACGGCGATTATTTTCAACGTATTCTTTAAAAATATTTTAAGCGCAATGCCGATTCTTATGGGAATTGTAGTCGGCTATATTTATTCGGTCATCATTGGAATTGTTGACTTCACGGCAGTAAAAAATGCGAAGTTCTTCGCATTGCCGGACTTTTTAATCCCTGGTGTTCACTATGAGTTCCAGCTGACAGGAGCAATCTTTATCGGAATGGTTCCAATCGTCATAGTAACAATTTCAGAACATATCGGTCACCAGCTTGTATTGGGGAAAGTTGTAAACCGCAACTATATTAAAGACCCGGGTCTGCATCGTTCACTGTTGGGTGACGGTCTTGGAACATTTGCTTCAGCACTGATCGGTGGTCCGCCAAAAACAACATACGGTGAAAACATCGGAGTACTGGCAATCACACGTGTATATTCAGTGTATGTCATTCTTGGGGCAGCAGTTGTTGCCGTCGTCGTATCGTTCTCAGGTCAGCTGATGGCACTGATTGAAACAATCCCGACAGCAGTACTTGGCGGTATTTCAATCCTGTTATTCGGGATCATTGCAGCAAGCGGTTTACGTATGTTAGTGGAAAGTAAAGTGGATTTCGGAAATAACCGTAACATGGTCATTGCATCCGTCATCCTTGTTGTCGGAATTGGCGGGGCAGCAATGCGCTTTACAGAAACATTTGCGATTGAGGGAATGGCATTAGCATCGATTATCGGTGTCATCTTGAACCTTGTCTTACCTGGTCGTGAAGTAACAGATAAAGATATTTACGAAACAGAAGAATAAAAAATATACCTTTTAAAGATTGTCCAGAGAGGCAAGGAAGGGTATGACATGCATGAAAGGATCATTAATAGGATGATACCTTACCTTGTCACACCCTCCAAGCCTCGCTAATGATAATAGCGGGGCTTATTTATGACGAGATATTGTATATTTAAACAAAAAGTAGATTAAATATTCATAATGTAATAAAATAATATCAAGCTAGCATTTGCGCCGGGGCGTAATTGATATAAGCGGAGGTACTCACATGAAAAACTTATTATCGATGGAACATTTGTCAAATGAAGAAATAATGATGATTTTAAATCGAGCACAGCATTTCGAAAATGGAGAAAAACCTGTGTTACAACGTGAATTTCATGTAGCAAACCTTTTCTTTGAGCCAAGTACACGTACAAAAACGAGCTTTGAAATGGCGGAGCGTCGACTAGGATGTACAGTTATTCCGTTTGATGCGGAATTCTCGAGCACAACAAAGGGAGAAACACTGTACGATACAGTCAAAACATTGGAAATGATCGGAATCGATGCAGTCGTAATTCGGGATAAGGAAGATGAATATTACAACGAACTTTTGGAAGGTATCGGATGTGCGGTCATCAATGCAGGAGACGGCGCGGGCCAGCATCCTTCACA belongs to Solibacillus sp. FSL W7-1436 and includes:
- a CDS encoding RluA family pseudouridine synthase; protein product: MTVVTLTIEEFAGERIDKALSQMEESWSRSQISNWLEAERILVNGATVKPKYKVKQGDVIEVTIPEVEDLEIVPEDLNLEIVYEDADVLVVNKPRGMVVHPAPGHTSGTLVNGLMHHCKDLSGINGVARPGIVHRIDKDTSGLLMVAKNDVAHESLVNQLVEKSVTRKYTALVHGRIAHEKGTIDAPIGRDQKDRQKQAIVDKGKHAVTHFQVIERFGEFTLVECRLETGRTHQIRVHMNYIGFPLAGDPKYGPRKTIDFGGQVLHAGVLGFIHPVTKEYLEFESPLPEDFKKLLEELRG
- the pyrR gene encoding bifunctional pyr operon transcriptional regulator/uracil phosphoribosyltransferase PyrR; translation: MESFTVLLDGPSMNRAITRIAHEIIERNKGIDEVILVGIKTRGAYLARRLAERIETIEGKAIRTGELDITLYRDDLSPKHDQAQVKQVDIEHQVKDQKVVLIDDVLYTGRTVRAALDAIMDLGRPAQIQLGVLVDRGHRELPIRADYVGKNIPTSSVERIVVNLVETDKEDIVTIHKFEE
- a CDS encoding solute carrier family 23 protein, with the translated sequence MTKAVLDIHEKPTAGQLITFSFQHMFAMFGSTILVPKLVGLSPAIALLTSGIATIIFLIITQFKVPAYLGSSFAFISPIIMVAGMTEAGVSINPGNAMIGAMMVGVVYAIVSLLIWKTGYKWLMNILPPIVVAPVIIVIGLGLSGTAVDMAMNVNEEYSGLHFSAALVTLATAIIFNVFFKNILSAMPILMGIVVGYIYSVIIGIVDFTAVKNAKFFALPDFLIPGVHYEFQLTGAIFIGMVPIVIVTISEHIGHQLVLGKVVNRNYIKDPGLHRSLLGDGLGTFASALIGGPPKTTYGENIGVLAITRVYSVYVILGAAVVAVVVSFSGQLMALIETIPTAVLGGISILLFGIIAASGLRMLVESKVDFGNNRNMVIASVILVVGIGGAAMRFTETFAIEGMALASIIGVILNLVLPGREVTDKDIYETEE